The window TCAATTAATTCACCCCTCTATTAAACTCTCTATAAAAGAGTTCTCTTATATTTTCTGGAGATACCTTTGTAACTATTTCTTGATCAAATTTAAGAACAACACCCTCTGTACACTTCCCTTGGCAAAAAGAAGCTCCCAATTCTATTTCCGTCTCTAACCTCTCTTCATTTATTATTTTTTTCAATATTTCTATAATTTCATAGGCCCCTTTAATATGACAGCTACTTCCAACACAAATTATAATTTTTTTCATTAAAAACCCCTCTTTTGTTATTTTTTTAACAAATAGGCCAAAAAAATAAATTTCTTTATTTAATACTAACATGCAAATTAATTTTTGACAACCTTATTATTTATCCTTATAAATAAAAAAACATCCTTTCCAGGATGAGTATTGAAAGCTATTATATTAAAAATGGCGGAGAGAGAGGGATTCGAACCCTCGCTAGAGATAATTCCCTACTACAGGTTTAGCAAACCCGCCCCTTCAGCCTACTTGGGTATCTCTCCATGCTGATTTAAAATTATTAAACTACTACATTTATATATTTTATAACAAATTCCTTAAATTATCAACTGGTTAATGTTAACAATAATATAAATGGCGGAGAGGGTGGGATTCGAACCCACGGTACGCGCAAACGTACAACGGTTTTCAAGACCGTCACCATCAACCGGACTCGGACACCTCTCCGTATTTACTTAACACAAGATTTATTATAAGTTATTTTAAAGGGATTGTCAAGGAAAATTAATAATAAATTTTAATGGGTCTAAGAACTTAGACCCATTAAAATCCTATGTATTAATCTTTTCAATTCCACCCATATAAGGTCTTAAAGCTTTAGGGATAGTAACACTACCATCTTCATTCTGATAATTTTCTAAAATAGCAGCTACAGTCCTTCCTATAGCCAATCCTGAACCATTTAATGTATGAATATATTCTGTACTAGCATTAGGTTCTGGACGATATCTAATCCCAGCCCTTCTTGCTTGATAATCTTCAAAGTTACTACAAGAAGAAATCTCTCGATAAGTATCATAACTTGGTAACCAGACTTCAATATCATAAGTTTTAGCAGAGGAGAAGGTTAAATCGCCTGTACACAAGATAACTACACGATATGGAAGTTCTAACCTCTGTAAAATAGTCTCTGCATTTTTCACTAACTTCTCTAACTCATCATAAGAATCTTCTGGCTTAACGAACTTCACCATCTCAACTTTATTGAATTGATGCTGTCTAATAATCCCTCTGGTATCACGACCATGGGAACCAGCTTCAGATCTAAAACATGCACTATAAGCTGTATGGTATATCGGTAGATCATCAGCAGATAAGATCTCATCCCGATACATGTTAGTTACTGGTACTTCAGCAGTTGGAACTAAATAATAATCCGTACCAGCTAATTTAAAAGCATCCTCTTCAAATTTAGGAAGTTGTCCTGTTCCAGTCATACTATCACTATTAACGATAAAAGGAGGAAATATCTCTTGATAACCATGTTCTCCAGTATGAATATCGAGCATAAAACTGATTAATGCTCTTTCTAATCTTGCACCTAGATTCTTTAAAAAAGTAAATCTAGAACCTGTTACCTTAGCACCTCTTTCGAAATCTAGGATATCTAAATCTACTCCTAAATCCCAATGAGGCTTAGCTTCAAAATCAAATTTTGTCGGTTCACCCCATTTTCTAACACAAATATTATCATCTTCATCTTTACCCAAGGGTACATCCTTATTAGGAATATTAGGAATATTTAACATGATATATTCTAAGCGTTGATTATATTCTTTAACCTTCTCATCTAAATCTTTGATTTGATCTGCTACTTTGCCCATTCTATCAATAATTTCTTGAGCTTCTTCATGTTTACCATCTCTCTTTAATAGACCAATTTTAGAGGACTCTTCATTACGAATCTGTTTTAATCTTTCTACTTCTTGAATTGACTCTCTTCTTTTTATATCAATTTCAGCAAATTCATCAATTGGGGCTTTGGTTCCTCTTTTATTTAAAGATTCTTTAACTAAATCTATATTTTCTCTAACAAACCCTAAATCTAACATCTTTATCCTCCTCTTCATCTTAACGCTAATTATAAAGTTAATACATTTACATCTACCATACCATTAATCTTTAATAATTCTTCTCTTAAATTATTATCTATCTCTTGGTCAATATTTAAAATCATTATTGCTTTTCCACCAATTTTATTACGACCAAGTTTTAAACTAGCTATATTAATTCCATTATCACCCAATAATGTTCCTACTTTACCAACTACACCTGGTTGGTCAGTATGGTTAGTTACTAATAAAATACCATCTGGTAATATATCTATATCATAATTATCTATCTCTACAATTCTCAATTCTTTTTCATGGAATACAGTTCCAGATAATTGTCTTACATTGCTACTACTCTTAACCTTTAAAGTAATTAAACTAGAATATATCTCACTATCATTACTTTTAGTTTCAGCAATCTTAATTCCTCTCTCATTAGCAATTAACCTTGCGTTTACCAAATTTACATTCTCATCTAAGATAGGATTTAATAATCCCTTTAGTAAAGAAGTTGTAACTGGTTTTAAATCATATTCTGTAATCATACCTCTATATATGACTTCAACCTCTTCAATTCTATTACCAGCTAGACCAGCATAGAAAGTTCCTAACTTCTCTCCTAAATCAACATATGGTTTGATCTGTTCCATATCCTCTGGTTCTACAGTAGGTATGTTTAATGGTGTTCGTGGGAATCCACCTTGTAAGACCATTAATGCTTGTTTTGCTGCATCTATAGATACATTATCCATAGCCTCTATAGTAGTTCCACCTAAGTGAGGAGACACTATTACTTGATCTTCTAATTCTAACAGAGAATATTCTTTGGTAATTGGCTCATCTTCATGAACATCTATACCTGCTCCTGCTACTTTACCATTTTTAATTGCTTCATATAGAGCTTTATGGTCAACATTCTTTCCTCTGGCTACATTTATTATTCTAACCCCATCTTTTACTTTAGCAAACTCTTCTGTACTTAAGATATGATGAGTTTCTTCAGTTAAAGGAGTATGTAAAGTTATATAATCAGCTCTTGCTAATAATTCATCTAACTCAACCAATTCAACTCCTAATTTCTTACCTCTAGATTCTGGAATATAAGGGTCATTAGCAATTACAGTCATATTAAAGGATTGTGCTCTTTTAGCCACTAAACCTCCAATTCTTCCTAAACCAATAATCCCTAAAGTCTTAGTATTTAATTCAACACCCATATATTTCTTACGATCCCAAACTCCTTCATGTAAAGCTTGATTAGCCTGGGCTACATTTCTAGATATACCCAACATCAAAGCCATTGTCTGTTCAGCTGCAGATACTGTATTCTGACCAGGTGTATTTAATACTACAATACCTTGTTTAGATGCTGCTTCCACATCAATATTATCATAACCAGAACCAGCTCTTGCAATTACCTTTAAGTTAGTAGCATGACTTAATACCTCTTCATTTAAAGGTGTCATACTTCTTAAGATTATCCCATCATATTTACCTATCTCTTCTAACAACTCTTCATAAGATAATTTTGTATTATAAGTAACCTCCGCACCATTCTCCTCTAAAATATCAATACCCTTCTGTGAAATTGTATCACTAACTAATATCTTCATTTACTTCTCTCCTCCTCATAAAATACTTTTTGGGCAGCAGATAACCCTGCTCCTAACTCTAACTCAAATCCTAACTCTAATAATACAAACTCTAAAGCTGATATAGTTGATAAGATATCCATTCTACTAACATTACCAAGATGACCGATTCTAAAGACTTTTCCTTGTAAC of the Orenia metallireducens genome contains:
- a CDS encoding (2Fe-2S) ferredoxin domain-containing protein, which gives rise to MKKIIICVGSSCHIKGAYEIIEILKKIINEERLETEIELGASFCQGKCTEGVVLKFDQEIVTKVSPENIRELFYREFNRGVN
- the serS gene encoding serine--tRNA ligase, translated to MLDLGFVRENIDLVKESLNKRGTKAPIDEFAEIDIKRRESIQEVERLKQIRNEESSKIGLLKRDGKHEEAQEIIDRMGKVADQIKDLDEKVKEYNQRLEYIMLNIPNIPNKDVPLGKDEDDNICVRKWGEPTKFDFEAKPHWDLGVDLDILDFERGAKVTGSRFTFLKNLGARLERALISFMLDIHTGEHGYQEIFPPFIVNSDSMTGTGQLPKFEEDAFKLAGTDYYLVPTAEVPVTNMYRDEILSADDLPIYHTAYSACFRSEAGSHGRDTRGIIRQHQFNKVEMVKFVKPEDSYDELEKLVKNAETILQRLELPYRVVILCTGDLTFSSAKTYDIEVWLPSYDTYREISSCSNFEDYQARRAGIRYRPEPNASTEYIHTLNGSGLAIGRTVAAILENYQNEDGSVTIPKALRPYMGGIEKINT
- the serA gene encoding phosphoglycerate dehydrogenase codes for the protein MKILVSDTISQKGIDILEENGAEVTYNTKLSYEELLEEIGKYDGIILRSMTPLNEEVLSHATNLKVIARAGSGYDNIDVEAASKQGIVVLNTPGQNTVSAAEQTMALMLGISRNVAQANQALHEGVWDRKKYMGVELNTKTLGIIGLGRIGGLVAKRAQSFNMTVIANDPYIPESRGKKLGVELVELDELLARADYITLHTPLTEETHHILSTEEFAKVKDGVRIINVARGKNVDHKALYEAIKNGKVAGAGIDVHEDEPITKEYSLLELEDQVIVSPHLGGTTIEAMDNVSIDAAKQALMVLQGGFPRTPLNIPTVEPEDMEQIKPYVDLGEKLGTFYAGLAGNRIEEVEVIYRGMITEYDLKPVTTSLLKGLLNPILDENVNLVNARLIANERGIKIAETKSNDSEIYSSLITLKVKSSSNVRQLSGTVFHEKELRIVEIDNYDIDILPDGILLVTNHTDQPGVVGKVGTLLGDNGINIASLKLGRNKIGGKAIMILNIDQEIDNNLREELLKINGMVDVNVLTL